A portion of the Clostridiales bacterium genome contains these proteins:
- a CDS encoding DMT family transporter produces the protein MEAGLSRSASAGIARIAIAATVWGSIAIFVRGAESHPAVVVFWRVAFAALAIGAYLAFRGRLGELMALPPRTKLIIAGMGVLLTLNWVLFLAALSLTKVAVAVLLGYCGPIIVAVLNPIIARQPFDARIVAPLALALGGTAIIVGPQNIALQEGTHLLGAGLALASAITYALLIVIVKQLLKDIPASTYMFGEYLVAMLVLLPAVLLLDGPATLLQWGSVATLGIVHTAFTGALFLTGLRLVRADHAAIITYAEPVSAVLFAAAFLGERIGLFTIAGGALVIIGGLIVARLKPAAATVEGPPVPVQATDTPPGTAAR, from the coding sequence GTGGAAGCCGGGCTCTCGCGAAGCGCGTCAGCAGGTATCGCCCGTATCGCGATCGCCGCTACCGTCTGGGGCTCAATCGCCATCTTCGTGCGAGGCGCCGAGTCTCACCCGGCGGTCGTGGTCTTCTGGCGTGTCGCGTTCGCGGCCCTCGCCATAGGCGCGTATCTGGCGTTTCGCGGGCGTCTCGGAGAGCTGATGGCGCTACCGCCACGCACCAAGCTGATCATCGCGGGCATGGGCGTGCTGCTCACGCTGAACTGGGTGCTCTTTCTCGCGGCCCTGTCCCTGACCAAGGTGGCGGTCGCCGTGTTGCTCGGCTACTGCGGTCCGATCATAGTCGCTGTCTTAAACCCTATCATCGCTCGGCAGCCTTTCGATGCGCGCATCGTCGCGCCGCTCGCGCTCGCGCTCGGCGGAACGGCGATCATCGTTGGACCCCAGAACATCGCGCTCCAGGAAGGCACCCACCTGCTAGGAGCGGGGCTCGCACTCGCGTCCGCCATCACGTACGCGCTGCTCATCGTCATCGTCAAACAACTGCTCAAGGATATTCCCGCATCCACGTACATGTTTGGCGAGTACCTGGTGGCTATGTTGGTACTGTTGCCAGCGGTGCTCCTGCTCGACGGCCCCGCCACGTTGCTCCAGTGGGGCTCCGTCGCAACGCTCGGCATTGTGCACACCGCGTTCACCGGAGCACTCTTCTTAACGGGACTGCGCCTCGTGCGCGCCGACCACGCGGCGATCATCACGTATGCCGAGCCGGTGAGCGCCGTCCTGTTCGCCGCCGCGTTCCTCGGCGAGCGAATTGGCCTGTTCACGATTGCGGGTGGAGCGCTCGTCATCATAGGCGGGCTGATCGTTGCCCGGCTCAAGCCCGCTGCCGCGACGGTCGAAGGTCCTCCCGTCCCCGTACAAGCGACCGACACTCCCCCCGGTACCGCCGCCCGGTAG
- a CDS encoding response regulator transcription factor, producing the protein MTLKALVVDDEAPARAELRFLLDEVGGVEVVGEASNVSEAFQLIKAIPYDVVFLDIDMPGLSGMRLAETLAGVDRQPAIVFVTAHSEHAVKAFEVSATDYLMKPVEMERLRAAIARLSPAPADGARVDRIPVEKSGKKLLLHVEDICYVMARDDYSYLHTDGERYLSTVSLSQLEKRLTTAGFFRVHRRYLVNLSKVREVVPMYGGTLLLTLQDQENSQVPVSRRRVPSLKKALGL; encoded by the coding sequence ATGACGCTTAAGGCGCTCGTTGTCGACGACGAAGCTCCAGCGCGCGCCGAGCTCCGCTTCTTGCTTGACGAAGTTGGCGGTGTCGAGGTTGTGGGCGAGGCTTCGAACGTGTCAGAGGCGTTCCAGCTTATCAAGGCAATCCCGTACGACGTGGTCTTTCTCGATATAGACATGCCGGGACTTTCGGGAATGCGGCTTGCCGAGACCCTTGCGGGCGTGGATCGCCAGCCTGCGATCGTGTTCGTGACAGCCCATAGCGAGCACGCGGTGAAAGCGTTCGAGGTCTCAGCGACCGACTATCTCATGAAGCCGGTGGAGATGGAACGATTACGGGCCGCGATCGCGCGTCTTTCCCCAGCTCCCGCCGATGGTGCGCGCGTCGATCGGATCCCGGTGGAAAAGAGCGGAAAGAAGCTGCTGCTCCACGTCGAGGACATCTGCTACGTGATGGCAAGAGACGACTACTCCTACCTTCATACTGACGGCGAGCGGTACCTGTCCACGGTCTCCCTCTCTCAACTGGAGAAGCGGTTGACGACGGCAGGGTTTTTTCGCGTCCACCGTCGCTACCTCGTCAATCTGTCTAAGGTGCGCGAAGTGGTCCCGATGTACGGAGGCACGCTTCTGCTCACCCTCCAGGATCAGGAGAACTCGCAGGTGCCTGTGTCGAGACGGCGGGTACCGTCTCTCAAGAAGGCCCTCGGCCTGTAG
- a CDS encoding histidine kinase produces the protein MRIVTPRRTILFDTILLFASTVLAVVAGWVIISSTAPGWMLVIALAGLAFIAVGSGVARWVSRPDHLKAMQSHRTLEIANGSLGYLRQGLTEKSAGAVCRLALEHSEAAAVAITDTERVLGFAGIGEDHHVAGEPIMTRGTREVIETNEHRILENSAEIGCPQWECVLKAAIVVPLEMRGQPVGTLKFYYMHRSLLNETQIAMAEGLARLLSTQLELSELERQTELACRMELKALQAQIHPHFLFNTINTIAMLIRTDPEKARELLRDFARFYRRTLEATEDLVPLEQELEYVRTYLAFEKARFGDRLEVIEEIDTGVQGLLVPAFAIQPVVENSVQHGMKEVDPLTISITTRRAGSRIEIEVTDDGAGIAKDDLSRVLEPGFGKGLGIALKNVDDRLRGYYGPGSGLTVKHAEGGGTQVLITVVLGETDRGGSDDA, from the coding sequence GTGCGCATCGTGACGCCCCGGCGCACGATCTTATTCGATACGATCCTGCTGTTCGCCTCGACCGTACTTGCGGTAGTGGCGGGCTGGGTCATCATCTCTTCCACCGCACCGGGTTGGATGCTCGTGATCGCGCTCGCGGGGCTTGCGTTCATTGCGGTTGGCAGCGGCGTGGCGCGCTGGGTCAGCCGACCCGACCATCTGAAGGCCATGCAGTCGCATCGCACGTTAGAGATCGCAAACGGGAGCCTGGGTTACCTGCGTCAAGGGCTGACCGAGAAGAGCGCGGGCGCTGTGTGCCGCCTTGCGCTCGAGCACAGCGAGGCGGCCGCCGTCGCGATCACCGACACGGAGCGCGTGCTTGGATTCGCGGGAATAGGTGAGGACCACCATGTTGCGGGTGAGCCGATCATGACGCGAGGGACACGCGAGGTGATCGAGACCAACGAACACCGTATCCTTGAGAACAGCGCCGAAATCGGCTGTCCCCAATGGGAATGCGTGCTCAAGGCCGCGATAGTCGTGCCGCTCGAAATGAGAGGTCAGCCGGTCGGCACTCTGAAGTTTTACTACATGCATCGCAGCTTGCTCAACGAGACGCAGATCGCGATGGCCGAAGGATTAGCCCGCTTGCTCTCGACACAACTCGAGCTTTCAGAACTTGAGCGGCAGACGGAACTCGCGTGCCGTATGGAACTCAAGGCGCTGCAAGCGCAGATACACCCGCATTTCCTCTTTAACACGATTAACACGATCGCCATGCTCATCCGTACCGACCCCGAGAAAGCGCGGGAACTGCTCCGTGATTTCGCCCGCTTCTACCGTCGCACACTCGAGGCGACGGAAGACCTCGTGCCTCTCGAGCAGGAGTTAGAGTACGTGCGCACGTATCTCGCGTTTGAGAAGGCGCGTTTTGGCGACCGTCTCGAGGTTATCGAGGAAATCGATACCGGGGTGCAGGGCCTGCTTGTTCCCGCCTTCGCGATCCAGCCGGTCGTCGAAAACTCCGTGCAGCACGGCATGAAAGAGGTCGATCCCTTAACGATCTCGATCACCACTCGTCGCGCCGGCTCCCGAATCGAGATCGAAGTAACCGACGATGGTGCCGGAATCGCAAAGGATGATCTCAGCCGCGTTCTGGAGCCAGGATTCGGGAAGGGACTTGGAATCGCGCTTAAAAACGTGGACGATAGGCTGAGGGGATACTACGGCCCTGGTTCCGGCTTGACCGTCAAGCACGCCGAGGGCGGCGGAACACAGGTACTGATTACCGTCGTGCTCGGCGAGACGGATCGAGGAGGCTCGGATGACGCTTAA
- a CDS encoding GNAT family N-acetyltransferase has product MNGGALRTATDDEAVRLWPVVRRALLFDSAEEYERFRKQGPWRIQISQNGTEAAIVERWRDHLDILAVKGLYCAEERIGALIDSLASVAGAQEFGLLLSPLVCADTACRYEAAGMRVHTEMVVLRAAREPKRVQPPPGVIIRPAVPGDLGALVTLDAACFDEFWRYDANRLTRHLEEDRLSVADEAGRVIGYTLATVVRDSPTIGRLAVSPATRRRGVGEALLSEALRYLGRTCSGTVSLCTQQANMASRRLYAKAGMRELATRLVFLVRDVREG; this is encoded by the coding sequence GTGAACGGCGGCGCTTTGCGTACGGCTACCGATGATGAAGCTGTGCGGCTGTGGCCGGTGGTGAGGCGCGCGCTCCTGTTCGATTCGGCCGAGGAGTACGAACGCTTCCGGAAGCAGGGTCCGTGGCGGATACAGATATCCCAAAACGGCACCGAAGCAGCGATAGTTGAGAGGTGGCGCGATCACCTCGACATTCTCGCCGTGAAGGGCTTGTACTGCGCCGAGGAGCGGATCGGCGCTCTGATCGATTCGCTTGCCTCTGTCGCAGGGGCGCAGGAGTTCGGTCTGTTGCTGAGCCCGCTTGTTTGTGCCGATACCGCGTGCCGCTACGAGGCTGCGGGGATGCGTGTGCACACTGAGATGGTCGTGCTGCGCGCCGCGCGTGAGCCCAAGCGCGTTCAACCACCACCGGGTGTGATCATCCGTCCTGCGGTTCCGGGCGATCTCGGCGCGCTTGTGACGCTCGACGCGGCGTGCTTCGACGAGTTCTGGCGCTACGACGCCAATAGGTTAACCCGCCACCTTGAAGAGGATCGCCTTTCGGTCGCCGATGAGGCCGGAAGGGTCATCGGCTATACTCTGGCCACGGTCGTGAGAGACAGCCCAACGATCGGACGTCTGGCGGTCAGCCCCGCCACGCGCAGGCGTGGTGTCGGCGAAGCGCTTCTTTCTGAAGCGCTCCGGTATCTCGGCCGGACGTGCTCTGGCACGGTGAGTCTGTGCACCCAGCAGGCAAATATGGCATCGCGCCGCCTCTACGCGAAAGCTGGGATGCGCGAACTCGCAACGAGACTGGTGTTTCTCGTTCGTGATGTTCGGGAGGGGTGA
- a CDS encoding sulfite exporter TauE/SafE family protein: MLTLTLSLATVFTGLIAGMLSGAFGVGGSVLTIPALRLVFGYPALVTVGTALASIVPVSAAGAIAHMRSGHADVKTGVAVGAWGVIASAAGAQASVHAGGTAVIVANSFMILCAAVMVLRGGQGDDSSVTRAPALRRPATVALLGIVTGLFSGFLGLGGGIVLVPLLHRLLGYRVKVAMGTSLVAIAVLAVPGAVAHWVLGNVDPGLALALAIGAVPGAIIGARFTAAAGERTLRTGFAFMLAVSAILLGASEAGLV; encoded by the coding sequence ATGCTCACGCTTACGCTTTCACTTGCGACCGTGTTCACCGGCCTGATCGCCGGTATGCTCTCAGGCGCGTTCGGGGTGGGCGGAAGCGTGCTTACGATCCCAGCGCTCCGGCTTGTGTTCGGGTACCCGGCCCTCGTGACTGTCGGGACCGCACTCGCCTCGATTGTGCCTGTCTCGGCCGCGGGAGCGATCGCGCACATGCGCAGTGGGCACGCGGACGTGAAGACGGGCGTCGCGGTTGGGGCGTGGGGAGTAATCGCGTCCGCCGCGGGCGCGCAGGCGTCCGTGCACGCGGGCGGGACTGCCGTCATCGTTGCCAACTCCTTCATGATACTCTGTGCCGCCGTGATGGTGCTTCGCGGGGGGCAGGGCGATGACTCCAGCGTAACGCGTGCTCCGGCTCTCCGGCGTCCGGCAACCGTCGCTCTTCTCGGCATCGTGACCGGACTCTTCTCGGGGTTTCTCGGCTTGGGGGGCGGCATCGTGCTTGTCCCGCTCCTGCATCGGCTGCTGGGATACCGCGTCAAGGTCGCGATGGGAACAAGTCTTGTCGCTATCGCCGTCCTTGCGGTACCGGGCGCGGTCGCGCACTGGGTGCTCGGCAACGTTGATCCGGGGCTTGCGCTCGCTCTTGCGATCGGAGCGGTTCCCGGAGCGATCATCGGTGCGCGTTTTACCGCAGCCGCGGGAGAGCGCACGCTCCGCACGGGTTTCGCGTTCATGCTTGCCGTGAGCGCGATACTCCTGGGGGCGAGTGAGGCAGGCCTCGTGTGA
- a CDS encoding DsbA family protein has protein sequence MDTDFEMVLVPFELRPSMPLEGWRVSELEAAGHSDRVSEHLRRVAKKEGFPLVLPEFLPNTHKAHTLAELARDHGSEIHEAVHRSIFAAYFAEGLDIGDEEILLTVAEGAGVDSAAARLAWSEDRYDERLHQFRHVALHIGIDATPATLVCNELIIGSRPAAVIREALKRCGLHVHEEGEAVESERSDATLAQTPQTQRWPA, from the coding sequence GTGGATACGGACTTTGAGATGGTGCTTGTGCCCTTCGAGCTCAGGCCTTCGATGCCTCTTGAGGGCTGGCGTGTGAGTGAACTTGAGGCGGCCGGACACTCAGACCGTGTCTCTGAGCACCTGCGCCGGGTTGCGAAGAAGGAAGGTTTTCCGCTTGTGCTGCCGGAGTTTCTGCCCAACACGCACAAGGCGCACACGCTAGCCGAGCTTGCTCGCGACCACGGGAGCGAGATTCACGAAGCGGTCCACCGCTCGATCTTTGCGGCGTACTTTGCCGAGGGTCTCGATATCGGCGATGAGGAGATATTGCTGACGGTGGCCGAAGGCGCCGGTGTCGATTCTGCCGCCGCCCGGCTGGCTTGGAGCGAAGACCGCTACGACGAGAGGCTCCATCAGTTTAGGCACGTCGCGCTGCATATCGGCATCGACGCGACGCCGGCGACGCTGGTGTGCAACGAGCTCATCATCGGCTCGCGTCCGGCTGCCGTCATCCGCGAGGCGCTCAAGCGATGCGGTCTCCATGTGCACGAGGAGGGTGAAGCGGTAGAATCGGAGCGGTCCGATGCAACTTTGGCGCAGACACCGCAGACGCAGAGGTGGCCAGCGTGA
- the amrS gene encoding AmmeMemoRadiSam system radical SAM enzyme — MRTADLWRPEDTCVRCLLCPHRCLIAVGRTGVCGVRRNDGGTLIATTYACVSSAAVDPIEKKPVFHYHPGSTVYSVGSVGCTMSCGHCQNWRISREKGAGHGVRIEAITPDDAVQCALNSGCAGIAFTYNEPVIWAEYVHDVARIAKASGLYTVMVTNGYITSDGLDYLGQHIDVWRVDIKGASDATYRALCKVPSGGPVLDMAVYAQEAWSMHVEVVTNVVPTINDSATELRAIARFVARSLGTATPWHVTRFIPCLEFAHLEPTPVETLRRAAEIGAEEGLDYIYIGNVLETGVGDTVCPACGARAIVRDGYTIIRRATRAGVCVSCGHNLGIVE, encoded by the coding sequence GTGCGTACCGCGGATCTTTGGCGACCGGAAGACACGTGCGTTCGTTGCCTGCTCTGTCCCCACCGGTGCCTGATCGCTGTAGGCCGTACCGGTGTGTGCGGCGTGCGGAGGAACGACGGAGGCACGCTCATCGCCACTACGTACGCGTGCGTCTCTTCGGCCGCGGTCGATCCGATCGAGAAGAAGCCCGTGTTCCATTACCACCCAGGTTCGACGGTGTATTCAGTGGGGAGCGTTGGCTGCACGATGTCGTGCGGTCACTGTCAGAACTGGCGAATCAGCAGGGAGAAGGGTGCCGGGCACGGTGTGCGGATCGAGGCGATAACACCAGATGACGCCGTCCAGTGCGCGCTCAATTCCGGCTGCGCGGGCATCGCCTTCACCTACAACGAACCTGTTATCTGGGCCGAGTACGTCCATGACGTCGCCCGGATCGCAAAGGCCAGCGGATTGTACACGGTGATGGTCACAAACGGTTACATCACGAGCGACGGACTTGACTATCTCGGGCAGCATATTGATGTGTGGCGTGTTGACATCAAGGGGGCGTCAGACGCCACATACCGAGCGTTGTGCAAGGTTCCCTCGGGAGGCCCGGTGCTCGACATGGCGGTTTACGCTCAAGAGGCGTGGTCAATGCATGTCGAGGTCGTCACGAATGTCGTCCCCACGATCAACGACTCCGCCACGGAGTTGCGGGCAATCGCGCGGTTTGTGGCGCGGTCGCTCGGAACCGCCACACCGTGGCACGTGACACGGTTCATCCCGTGTCTCGAATTCGCGCATCTCGAACCAACGCCGGTCGAGACGTTGAGACGCGCCGCCGAGATCGGCGCCGAGGAGGGACTCGACTACATCTACATCGGCAATGTGTTAGAGACAGGTGTTGGGGACACCGTCTGTCCCGCGTGCGGCGCGCGCGCGATCGTCCGCGATGGGTACACCATCATCAGGCGCGCGACGCGTGCGGGCGTTTGCGTCTCGTGTGGACACAACCTCGGGATCGTCGAATGA
- a CDS encoding diguanylate cyclase encodes MDTRYEHVDAPTGITIIDPPPGCELCWVCARVCVARAIRVADGSPRVVTERCVRCGACVGACGSGGMRVRDDVPRVRSLLASSAKVVVVLATEFAAAMHPATPERVEEACLALGFHAVESTFLGEEMVAVEYETVWASAEPELPRRPMLRSTCPVVTEWVRKYRPSLAGCLAPIVPPYIAQARLVREMYAGPDLAVVYVSPCFARKDEYADIAFAGAIDAVIGFDELKSMVSGIAGTEGVTGGSQARSLAARKEISLTDGFPRTLLQARDNVPGGVVTVRGLATVDRLLAAIEAGETTPGVVDMLYCESCVDGPAMGAHLSSYARRSLRTFELTQHRTAPIPSRRVLTLLPGVEVRREFSPDPVPLLSFDDAAIDAALRDGGFSSRDETRDCGACGYRTCVEHAAAVLAGASQWRMCVPMHVRGLEDQVAALRESATVDPLTGLWNRRVFAERLVNEFARFRRYGPSLSLLMLDLDGFKAINDTYGHSTGDATLRAVADTIKNVLRETDIAVRYGGDEFSIILPGVDKTAAYAVAEKLRIAVSRLRVPAGAEAAGIVPVTISVGLASAHSAMTSHEVLFEDADRALYRAKEQGRDRVRLAPGHEER; translated from the coding sequence GTGGATACGCGCTACGAACACGTAGACGCCCCGACGGGCATCACGATCATCGATCCGCCGCCAGGGTGCGAGTTGTGCTGGGTGTGCGCGCGCGTATGCGTCGCACGCGCGATCCGTGTCGCGGACGGAAGCCCCCGTGTGGTCACGGAGCGCTGCGTGAGGTGCGGGGCGTGCGTCGGTGCGTGCGGATCGGGCGGCATGCGTGTCAGGGACGATGTTCCCCGCGTGCGGAGCTTGCTCGCCTCTTCTGCGAAGGTCGTAGTGGTGCTCGCGACGGAGTTTGCCGCGGCGATGCATCCCGCGACGCCCGAGCGCGTGGAAGAAGCGTGCCTCGCACTCGGGTTCCATGCGGTTGAGAGCACGTTTCTCGGCGAGGAAATGGTGGCTGTCGAGTACGAAACGGTGTGGGCCTCCGCTGAACCGGAGTTGCCGCGCCGCCCGATGCTGCGCTCCACGTGCCCCGTGGTCACGGAGTGGGTACGCAAGTACCGGCCTTCGCTTGCGGGGTGTCTCGCGCCGATCGTCCCGCCCTACATCGCGCAGGCACGTCTTGTTCGCGAGATGTACGCCGGTCCCGATCTCGCTGTCGTCTACGTGTCGCCGTGCTTCGCCCGAAAAGACGAGTATGCGGATATTGCGTTTGCGGGCGCCATCGACGCGGTCATCGGCTTTGATGAGCTCAAGAGCATGGTGAGCGGCATAGCGGGTACCGAAGGAGTGACCGGCGGGAGTCAGGCTCGCTCGCTGGCCGCCAGGAAGGAAATCTCGCTTACCGACGGCTTTCCCCGGACGTTGCTGCAAGCTCGCGACAACGTGCCCGGAGGAGTGGTGACGGTCAGGGGACTTGCTACGGTCGACCGGCTGCTGGCCGCCATAGAGGCCGGTGAGACAACGCCTGGCGTCGTGGACATGCTCTACTGCGAGAGCTGTGTTGACGGCCCCGCGATGGGTGCGCACCTGTCGAGCTACGCCCGGCGGTCACTGCGGACATTCGAGTTGACGCAGCACAGGACAGCACCTATTCCCTCACGCAGGGTGCTCACGCTGCTTCCGGGCGTTGAGGTGCGCCGGGAGTTTTCGCCCGATCCGGTGCCGCTGCTAAGTTTCGACGATGCGGCTATCGATGCCGCCTTGCGGGACGGGGGTTTTTCCAGCCGGGATGAGACTCGCGATTGTGGCGCGTGTGGCTATCGGACATGTGTGGAGCACGCCGCGGCGGTCCTCGCCGGGGCCTCCCAGTGGCGGATGTGCGTCCCGATGCACGTTCGCGGCTTGGAAGACCAGGTGGCAGCGTTGCGCGAGTCTGCTACCGTCGACCCGCTCACCGGGCTGTGGAACCGTCGAGTCTTCGCCGAGCGGCTCGTGAACGAGTTCGCCCGGTTCCGCCGGTACGGTCCGTCGCTCTCGCTTCTCATGCTCGATCTCGACGGATTCAAGGCGATCAACGACACGTATGGGCACTCGACGGGAGACGCGACGCTCCGCGCTGTCGCGGACACGATCAAGAACGTCTTGCGTGAGACGGACATCGCTGTCCGCTACGGCGGTGACGAGTTTTCGATCATTTTACCGGGCGTCGACAAGACCGCGGCGTACGCGGTCGCGGAGAAGTTGCGTATCGCGGTTTCCCGGTTGCGCGTGCCGGCCGGCGCGGAAGCCGCTGGGATCGTGCCCGTGACCATCTCGGTGGGCTTGGCTTCGGCACACTCGGCCATGACGAGTCACGAAGTGCTGTTCGAGGACGCTGACAGGGCGCTCTACCGGGCCAAGGAACAGGGGCGCGATCGAGTGAGACTCGCTCCCGGCCACGAGGAGCGCTGA
- a CDS encoding QueT transporter family protein, which translates to MSRPRHIAQAGVIAAVHTAVTVAVLQMPAQLGWGPIQLRLSEAITAVAVFTPAAIPGLAAGTALANATLLPQLGAAALFDVVLGSCATALGAAWTWRFRARVAVALLGPVVSNALIVPAYLPMLFKALGVEQAPILGIDAANGFVAVYLLGVMSVGAGQAIVLYGLGLPLVTLLRKHAAFIGDRGSDQS; encoded by the coding sequence GTGAGCAGGCCACGCCACATAGCGCAGGCGGGCGTGATCGCCGCCGTACACACTGCCGTTACGGTCGCCGTACTGCAGATGCCCGCACAGCTTGGATGGGGTCCGATCCAGCTGCGATTGAGTGAGGCGATCACCGCGGTCGCCGTGTTCACGCCGGCGGCAATCCCAGGCCTGGCCGCTGGCACCGCGCTTGCGAACGCGACCCTCCTTCCTCAGCTGGGCGCCGCTGCGCTCTTCGATGTCGTGTTAGGGTCGTGTGCGACCGCACTCGGTGCGGCGTGGACGTGGCGTTTCCGGGCTCGTGTCGCCGTCGCACTGCTGGGACCGGTGGTGTCAAACGCGCTGATCGTCCCGGCGTATCTGCCGATGTTGTTCAAGGCGCTCGGCGTCGAGCAGGCGCCGATTCTGGGCATCGACGCGGCAAACGGGTTCGTGGCCGTATATCTGCTCGGCGTGATGAGTGTCGGGGCCGGTCAAGCGATCGTGCTCTACGGGCTCGGGCTTCCCCTCGTCACGCTGCTCAGGAAGCACGCCGCGTTCATCGGCGATAGAGGCTCGGATCAGAGCTGA
- a CDS encoding HAMP domain-containing histidine kinase: protein MRRSSLRVWFLLVSTIVAVFIVGGLLLATFAVLGDALTAVAREAAAKNAAVMTGAVSAMAAEAQIDAAAEGLEGEALQREATRRLLSGLSELLDEGRGDEIEVALYDANLSLLWSSGDRAVTADDIRRRQSRHLGQQTESVAREGSALGVLIGDARIAVHTVHAPLYLPDGSRGVMDVTYLPWAEESVINTVALPIAALGIAGMVMMVLMIQMGIGWVLRLIEELRLAAESIDSGRLDVELPVVGPREMVELGNALNALIARLRYRAATQTRFVADASHELATPVAGIRGYTNILRAWSADDADVRDEAVEAIDRESRRMARLCGDLLSLVRSEQVTDFAITSFDVVQVAREVMAGAITRYQDKGVHYEGPPEVELPILAEPSRFEDALSVLVDNAFKYTPEGGTVTLDCWAEEGFVVARVSDTGIGISADELPNVFERFYRSDVSRSKSTGGFGLGLPIAKAAIESLGGTISVESVEGEGSTFTIVVPDFPPDDDTRGPG, encoded by the coding sequence ATGAGACGGTCGTCGCTACGCGTATGGTTCTTGCTGGTGTCGACCATAGTCGCGGTGTTCATCGTTGGCGGGTTGCTCCTTGCGACGTTCGCGGTGCTTGGTGATGCGTTGACAGCGGTGGCGCGCGAAGCGGCGGCAAAGAACGCCGCGGTGATGACAGGCGCGGTGAGTGCCATGGCCGCCGAGGCGCAGATCGACGCTGCCGCCGAGGGGTTGGAGGGCGAGGCACTCCAGCGCGAGGCGACCCGCCGCTTGTTGAGCGGCCTTTCAGAGTTGCTCGACGAGGGCCGTGGGGACGAGATAGAGGTAGCGCTCTACGACGCGAACCTGTCACTGCTATGGTCGAGTGGAGACCGAGCTGTCACCGCCGATGACATAAGGCGCCGTCAATCGAGGCACCTCGGCCAGCAAACGGAGTCCGTAGCGCGGGAGGGTTCGGCTCTCGGCGTCCTGATAGGCGATGCGCGGATCGCGGTGCATACTGTCCACGCCCCCCTCTACCTTCCCGATGGCTCGCGCGGCGTCATGGATGTCACGTACCTCCCATGGGCCGAGGAATCCGTCATCAACACAGTCGCACTTCCGATTGCGGCTCTCGGAATCGCTGGCATGGTGATGATGGTGCTCATGATCCAGATGGGCATCGGATGGGTGCTAAGACTGATCGAAGAGTTGCGACTTGCCGCGGAGTCGATCGACTCAGGCCGCCTCGATGTCGAACTGCCGGTAGTGGGTCCCCGAGAAATGGTGGAGCTCGGGAATGCGCTAAATGCCCTAATTGCGCGCTTGCGGTACCGGGCCGCGACGCAGACGCGCTTTGTGGCCGACGCCTCCCATGAGCTCGCGACTCCGGTGGCGGGTATCAGGGGCTACACCAACATCCTGCGGGCGTGGAGCGCTGATGATGCGGATGTCAGGGACGAGGCGGTCGAGGCCATCGATCGCGAGTCACGCCGGATGGCGAGATTGTGTGGCGATCTCCTTTCGCTCGTTAGAAGTGAACAGGTCACGGATTTCGCAATAACATCCTTCGACGTGGTGCAGGTCGCCCGTGAGGTCATGGCCGGCGCCATAACCCGCTATCAGGACAAGGGCGTGCACTACGAAGGTCCGCCCGAAGTCGAGTTGCCGATTCTCGCAGAGCCGTCACGCTTTGAAGACGCGCTTTCCGTTCTGGTGGACAACGCTTTCAAGTACACTCCCGAGGGCGGGACAGTCACCTTGGATTGCTGGGCGGAAGAGGGCTTCGTGGTCGCGCGAGTGAGCGATACGGGTATTGGCATATCAGCGGACGAACTGCCCAACGTCTTTGAACGGTTCTACCGCTCGGATGTGTCACGCTCGAAGAGCACGGGAGGATTCGGTCTCGGTCTGCCGATCGCGAAGGCGGCGATTGAGTCTCTCGGAGGGACGATCTCGGTGGAGAGCGTCGAGGGCGAAGGCTCGACGTTCACGATCGTTGTGCCCGACTTTCCTCCCGATGATGACACGCGAGGCCCAGGGTGA